The Coffea arabica cultivar ET-39 chromosome 9e, Coffea Arabica ET-39 HiFi, whole genome shotgun sequence genome has a window encoding:
- the LOC113708135 gene encoding uncharacterized protein — protein MCYHLPGLSFVGLSNNKLNGQLPSSNLAQCSELRVLSLSYNEFGGSIPKEIGALKKLEELYLGHNYLEGQIPKEIGNSTMIKWQHFGYNNLTGVIPREIGNWYFLQQLNLQFNSLTGSIPMEIFNLSKLSAMSLLQNQLSGNLPSIFGYRLPNLEYLDLGINHLSGALPSSISNSSNLRRIELGDNKFTGPIPTSVGDLRFLELLELSGNLLVSDSSSPELSFITSLTKCKYLSILVLGDNPLNGIIPNSVSNLSTSLEQLNATNCKIKGSIPDGIGNLTSLILLDLSNNDLNGSLPATIKDLQKLQYMDLSMNKLISRVPLHFLCALNNLDTMNLGQNQFMASIPKCLGNLTSLRHLDLSHNRLYSAPPEEIWNLKYLLELDLSSNLLSGSLSYAITNMKKAYWVDLSTNQFSGGIPNSIGDMQNLQNLSLAHNRLQGSIPESIGKMLSLESLDLSHNFLSGSIPMSMEILRYLRHFNVSFNNLSGEVPSRGPFINFTAESFTSNQALCGAQRFHVPPCPNNSAHKLRTKKLHQTIFILLGVIIAAGVLSFGFVYLRYRKKDTLSSGANLSLVAMPERISYFELLQATNRYNESNLLGAGSFGYVYRGTLDDGRDVAVKVFNLQVDGAFKSFDVECEVLRNLRHRNLTRVISSCSTPEFKALVLEFMPNGSLEKWLYSHNYFLDLMQRLDIFIDVACALQYLHCEYSTPVIHCDLKPSNVLLDQDMVAHLSDFGLTKLLGKENSITYTETLATLGYLAPEYGLEGLVSAKCDIYSFGIMMMEVFTRTNPNSEMFGEKLSLKSWVANSIPDGLANVIDANLLEESDEYFVEKLSCIGSIMKVALGCTMESPRERSSIQDVLVALKNIKLQYMSPLCSGT, from the exons ATGTGTTACCATCTTCCTGGACTGAGTTTTGTGGGCCTATCAAATAACAAGTTAAATGGTCAATTACCATCAAGTAATTTAGCTCAATGTTCAGAACTTCGGGTGCTGTCTTTGTCTTACAACGAATTTGGAGGTTCCATACCAAAAGAAATTGGAGCACTGAAGAAGCTTGAGGAGCTGTACTTGGGTCACAACTATTTAGAAG GTCAAATTCCAAAAGAGATTGGTAATTCAACTATGATTAAATGGCAACATTTTGGATACAACAACTTAACAG GTGTCATACCACGAGAGATTGGTAACTGGTACTTTCTCCAACAACTCAACTTACAATTCAATAGCTTAACTGGTTCCATACCAATGGAGATCTTCAACCTCTCAAAGTTGAGCGCGATGTCACTTTTACAAAATCAACTATCAGGCAATCTTCCATCAATATTCGGTTATAGGCTTCCCAATTTAGAATACCTTGATCTCGGCATTAATCACCTTTCTGGAGCATTACCTAGTTCAATCTCAAATTCTTCTAATCTCCGTCGCATAGAATTGGGTGATAACAAGTTCACGGGTCCAATTCCCACTTCCGTGGGAGATCTGAGGTTCCTTGAACTGCTGGAGCTAAGTGGCAACCTTTTAGTGAGCGACTCCTCATCTCCAGAGTTGAGCTTCATCACTTCACTGACAAAATGCAAATATTTGTCAATATTGGTCTTGGGTGACAATCCATTGAATGGGATCATTCCAAACTCGGTCAGTAATCTTTCAACTTCCCTTGAACAACTAAATGCAACGAATTGTAAAATAAAGGGTAGCATTCCTGATGGAATTGGAAACTTGACAAGTTTGATCCTATTAGATCTATCAAACAATGACTTAAATGGGTCTTTGCCAGCTACAATAAAAGATTTGCAAAAGCTTCAATACATGGATCTCAGTATGAACAAACTAATTAGCAGAGTTCCCCTGCATTTTCTTTGTGCTCTCAACAACTTGGATACAATGAACCTTGGACAAAATCAATTTATGGCCTCAATTCCAAAGTGCCTCGGAAATCTTACTTCCCTAAGGCATCTTGACCTAAGTCACAACAGACTATATTCTGCTCCACCTGAGGAAATATGGaacctaaaatatctcttgGAGCTTGACCTCTCCTCAAATCTGCTGAGTGGATCTTTGTCGTATGCTATTACGAATATGAAGAAGGCATATTGGGTAGATTTGTCAACCAATCAGTTCTCAGGTGGCATTCCTAACTCAATTGGAGATATGCAGAACCTGCAAAATCTTTCTCTAGCACACAATAGATTACAAGGATCAATCCCAGAATCGATTGGCAAGATGTTAAGCTTGGAGTCATTGGATCTATCACATAACTTTCTCTCTGGATCAATTCCAATGTCAATGGAGATCCTTCGGTATCTTAGACATTTCAATGTCTCTTTTAACAATTTAAGTGGTGAAGTTCCTTCCAGAGGGCCTTTTATCAACTTCACTGCCGAATCCTTCACTTCAAATCAAGCCCTCTGTGGAGCTCAAAGGTTTCATGTGCCCCCATGTCCAAATAATTCAGCTCACAAATTGAGAACAAAAAAGCTGCATCAAACAATTTTTATTCTACTGGGGGTGATAATAGCAGCGGGAGTCTTGTCCTTTGGATTTGTTTACCTAAGATATCGAAAGAAAGATACACTTTCCAGTGGAGCAAATTTATCCTTAGTTGCAATGCCAGAAAGAATTTCATATTTTGAACTTCTACAAGCAACTAACAGGTACAATGAAAGCAATTTGCTGGGGGCTGGAAGCTTTGGATATGTTTATAGAGGTACTCTTGATGATGGAAGGGATGTGGCTGTTAAAGTGTTCAATTTACAAGTCGATGGAGCGTTCAAGAGTTTTGATGTAGAATGTGAGGTGTTGCGCAATCTTCGCCATCGAAACCTCACAAGAGTCATTAGCAGCTGCTCTACCCCTGAATTTAAGGCATTAGTGCTTGAGTTCATGCCGAATGGGAGTCTTGAGAAGTGGTTGTATTCGCACAACTATTTTCTGGATCTGATGCAGAGATTGGACATATTCATTGATGTGGCATGTGCATTGCAATATCTCCACTGTGAGTATTCAACTCCAGTAATTCATTGTGATCTGAAGCCAAGTAATGTGCTGCTAGATCAAGACATGGTTGCCCATCTAAGTGATTTTGGCCTTACAAAGTTGTTGGGCAAGGAGAACAGCATCACATACACCGAAACACTAGCCACACTTGGCTATCTCGCACCAG AGTATGGGTTGGAAGGATTGGTATCAGCAAAATGCGACATCTACAGTTTTGGAATTATGATGATGGAAGTCTTCACGAGAACAAATCCCAACAGTGAAATGTTTGGTGAaaaattgagcctgaagagctGGGTTGCTAATTCAATACCTGATGGATTAGCTAATGTCATAGATGCTAATTTGCTAGAGGAAAGTGATGAATACTTTGTTGAAAAGCTAAGCTGCATAGGCTCAATCATGAAAGTGGCTTTAGGCTGCACGATGGAGTCTCCAAGAGAGAGAAGCAGCATACAAGATGTTCTTGTTGCACTGAAAAATATCAAGCTTCAGTACATGAGTCCCCTGTGTTCAGGGACATAA